The following coding sequences lie in one Thermomicrobium sp. 4228-Ro genomic window:
- the lysW gene encoding lysine biosynthesis protein LysW, with the protein MCPECGADLGLTDVEVGEIVSCPECGADLEVLSVDPLQLGLAPAEEEDWGE; encoded by the coding sequence ATGTGCCCGGAGTGTGGTGCGGATCTCGGTCTCACGGATGTCGAGGTCGGGGAGATCGTCTCCTGTCCGGAGTGTGGAGCCGATCTCGAGGTCCTCTCGGTCGATCCGTTGCAGCTCGGGCTCGCTCCGGCCGAAGAAGAGGACTGGGGTGAGTGA
- the lon gene encoding endopeptidase La encodes MASPSRADLYASRFPLLVLQSAVLLPGNAITIAVGRTEARRAIELARQQQAALIVVVYADGRAPTALTHQIGTLARIAEVTAQAGHRLQVRLEGIRRVRLLTADLSASVPQARVQQLIAEVRPDTHQVVERLRQRLGELAQYLGVPDDDCRRTLDETDDPDRFADLLATQLVRDLSYRQRLLELVDPHDRLEQLAALIERELARRNNAPEPVPVTNGGSSGSRLASEAVPFTDEPSDAREEAELLRRRLAECGAPPHVRERIEQEIDRLSRMPRMTAEATVARTYIETVLSVPWAVETPETLDLERARAILERDHFGLDQVKERLLDYLAVRALTGGRAHGTMVLCFVGPPGVGKTSLARSIAEALGRRFVTVSLGGVRDEAEIRGHRRTYLGAYPGRIVEALRRAGARNPVILLDEIDKLVVDYRGDPAAALLEVLDPEQNRYFLDHYLDLPVDLSSVLFIATANSLEPLPRPLRDRLEAIVIEGYSEEEKREIGRRYLLPRQLALHGLPEGMLDLTDAAWYELITGYTREAGVRELERQLAALCRKVAREAIECGQANGQLARRRVTPAVLRRYLGPAPYRELVAHPEPQIGVAYGLGATPLGGMLVPVEVLVMPGRGELLVTGQAGEILQESARAALSWVRAHAQRFGLARDFAERLDVHVHLPEGALPKDGPSAGLALVVALVSAVTERPVRADLALTGEITLRGRVLPVGGLRQKVLAAQRAGLRGLVAPIGNRAELARFPAGVTRRLTIHWVESVEQTLSLALLDRVEPARAGHEFASPAQEE; translated from the coding sequence ATGGCGAGTCCGAGCCGCGCTGATCTGTATGCGTCCCGTTTCCCGCTGCTCGTCCTCCAGAGTGCCGTGCTCCTTCCTGGCAACGCGATCACGATCGCGGTCGGTCGGACTGAGGCTCGCCGGGCGATCGAGCTGGCCCGGCAACAACAGGCCGCGCTCATCGTCGTAGTGTACGCTGATGGTCGAGCTCCGACAGCGCTGACGCACCAGATCGGCACGCTGGCACGAATCGCCGAGGTGACGGCGCAAGCTGGCCACCGTCTCCAGGTTCGCCTCGAGGGGATCCGGCGGGTTCGTCTCTTGACGGCCGATCTTTCCGCCTCTGTCCCGCAAGCACGCGTTCAGCAGCTCATCGCCGAGGTCAGGCCTGATACGCATCAGGTTGTCGAGCGGCTGCGACAGCGTCTGGGGGAACTCGCCCAGTACCTCGGTGTTCCGGACGACGACTGCCGGCGGACACTCGACGAGACCGACGATCCTGACCGGTTCGCCGATCTCCTCGCCACGCAGCTCGTCCGCGATCTCTCCTACCGCCAGCGTCTCCTGGAACTCGTCGATCCGCACGACCGGCTCGAGCAGCTGGCAGCGCTGATCGAGCGCGAACTCGCACGCCGGAACAACGCGCCCGAGCCTGTGCCGGTAACCAACGGCGGCTCGAGCGGGTCACGGCTCGCCAGTGAAGCTGTGCCGTTCACCGACGAACCGAGCGACGCCCGCGAGGAAGCGGAGCTCCTGCGCCGCCGTCTGGCCGAGTGCGGGGCGCCGCCACACGTGCGCGAGCGGATCGAGCAGGAGATCGACCGTCTGTCCCGGATGCCGCGGATGACCGCGGAAGCGACAGTCGCACGCACTTATATCGAGACGGTGCTCAGCGTACCGTGGGCCGTCGAAACACCGGAAACACTCGATCTCGAGCGGGCGCGGGCGATTCTCGAGCGCGACCATTTCGGGCTCGACCAGGTGAAGGAACGGCTGCTCGACTACCTGGCGGTGCGGGCGCTCACGGGTGGTCGCGCACACGGGACGATGGTGCTCTGTTTCGTCGGCCCGCCCGGTGTCGGGAAGACGAGCCTCGCGCGCTCGATCGCCGAAGCGCTGGGTCGTCGTTTCGTCACGGTGAGTCTCGGGGGCGTCCGTGACGAGGCCGAGATCCGTGGGCATCGGCGCACGTATCTCGGGGCCTATCCCGGTCGCATCGTCGAGGCGTTGCGACGGGCGGGAGCACGCAATCCGGTCATCCTGCTCGACGAGATCGACAAGCTGGTGGTGGACTACCGGGGCGATCCGGCTGCTGCCTTGCTCGAAGTCCTCGATCCTGAGCAAAATCGGTACTTCCTCGACCACTATCTGGATCTTCCTGTCGACCTCTCGTCGGTGCTCTTCATCGCGACGGCCAACTCGCTCGAGCCGTTGCCGCGCCCCTTGCGTGACCGGCTGGAAGCGATCGTCATCGAGGGGTACAGCGAGGAGGAGAAGCGGGAGATCGGTCGGCGCTACTTGCTCCCCCGCCAGCTGGCTCTGCATGGTCTTCCGGAAGGCATGCTCGACTTGACCGATGCCGCTTGGTACGAGCTCATCACCGGCTATACCCGCGAGGCGGGGGTACGGGAGCTCGAACGACAACTGGCGGCGCTGTGCCGGAAGGTCGCCCGCGAGGCGATCGAGTGCGGACAGGCGAACGGCCAGCTCGCGCGTCGCCGGGTGACCCCGGCGGTCTTGCGCCGATACCTCGGTCCAGCGCCCTACCGCGAACTGGTGGCGCATCCGGAACCGCAGATCGGCGTGGCTTACGGACTCGGGGCGACGCCGCTCGGTGGGATGCTCGTACCGGTCGAGGTCTTGGTCATGCCGGGGCGCGGCGAGCTCCTCGTCACCGGACAGGCTGGCGAGATCCTGCAGGAGTCGGCCCGGGCAGCGCTGAGCTGGGTGCGAGCGCACGCGCAACGTTTCGGACTCGCGAGAGACTTCGCCGAGCGACTGGACGTCCACGTCCATCTGCCGGAAGGGGCACTGCCCAAAGACGGCCCGTCGGCTGGTCTCGCGCTCGTGGTGGCTCTGGTGTCCGCGGTGACCGAGCGGCCGGTGCGTGCCGATTTGGCGCTGACCGGGGAGATCACCTTGCGCGGACGGGTGCTCCCAGTCGGTGGCTTGCGGCAGAAGGTGCTGGCCGCACAGCGAGCTGGCCTGCGTGGATTGGTCGCGCCGATCGGTAACCGAGCCGAGCTGGCGCGCTTCCCGGCGGGTGTGACACGTCGGCTGACGATTCACTGGGTCGAGAGCGTCGAGCAGACGCTGTCGCTCGCCCTGCTCGACCGTGTCGAGCCAGCACGAGCGGGTCACGAGTTCGCGTCGCCGGCTCAGGAAGAGTAG
- the rpsP gene encoding 30S ribosomal protein S16 produces MIKLRLRRMGKKKQPHYRIVAAEARWPRDGRFIEVIGYYNPRTDPYTLEVNVERARWWLEHGAQPTDTVRALLVRAGVLPPRQAGQGTVQQARPEASTESANQESNA; encoded by the coding sequence ATGATCAAACTGCGTCTACGCCGAATGGGCAAGAAGAAGCAGCCACACTATCGTATCGTCGCGGCGGAAGCACGCTGGCCGCGGGACGGTCGATTCATCGAGGTGATCGGCTATTACAATCCGCGAACCGATCCGTACACGCTCGAAGTGAACGTCGAGCGCGCACGCTGGTGGCTCGAGCACGGCGCGCAACCGACCGATACGGTGCGGGCTCTTCTCGTGCGTGCCGGTGTTCTCCCGCCACGCCAAGCGGGGCAGGGCACCGTGCAGCAGGCACGACCCGAAGCCTCCACCGAGTCAGCCAATCAGGAATCGAATGCCTAG
- a CDS encoding KH domain-containing protein, protein MQRRDAQRPRNRPPRREQPIVDPELAMSRLATLVRYIAGQLVDDPDAIQVRTRRRGRTVILRLSVPHDQLGKVIGREGRIARAIRTMLAISAVRQGVHASLTIDDQVEPQSPAATGTT, encoded by the coding sequence GTGCAACGCCGCGACGCCCAGCGTCCGCGCAACCGCCCACCACGACGCGAGCAGCCGATCGTCGATCCGGAACTTGCCATGTCGCGCCTGGCGACCCTCGTTCGATACATCGCCGGCCAGCTCGTCGACGATCCGGATGCCATCCAGGTGCGCACCCGGCGTCGCGGCCGCACCGTCATCTTGCGCCTGTCCGTCCCGCACGACCAGCTCGGGAAGGTAATCGGTCGCGAGGGACGGATAGCGCGAGCGATCCGCACGATGCTCGCGATTTCGGCCGTGCGACAAGGTGTCCACGCGAGCCTCACGATCGATGACCAGGTCGAACCACAGTCACCAGCGGCGACCGGAACGACCTGA